The Bacteroidales bacterium DNA segment ACGAAGATACCCTCTTTGTTTCCAGGTTAATCGATCTTTCTCCTGAAAAAGATATCCTCCTTTCATTCATGGCCGAAGCAGACACTGCAACAGGTATCGTCCGCTGGGCATTCCGTTCGCTCGACAGAATTACCGGCGAGCTGACCGAAGACCCCGATGCCGGATTCTTGCCGCCTAATGTCAACAGCCCGGATGGTGAAGGTTATGTTTCCTTTACGGTTCCTCTTCGCCATGGACTTCCTGACAACACTGTCATATCTAACCAGGCCACAATCGTTTTTGACTTAAATAAACCCATCAGTACCAACGTTTTTTCCAATGTGCTTGACAACACTCCGCCCGTGAGCGATATCCATGCAGCCTATTTGCAGAACGACACTACCATCGTGGTATCTGTAAACGGAGAGGATGCGGCCTCAGGAATCGCCTCCTTTATTATTACCGTTGCCCATAATGACGGAGAACCGGTTCCCTGGACTACCTTATATCTAAACCGTGAAGCCCGTTTTGTTCCACCCTATAACGGAACCTGGAAGTTTTTCTGCCGGGCTGTTGATTTTGCTGATAACTATGAACCTGCCGGGGAGATTCCCTCAGCGCAGGTCACAGTCAGTAATCTATCCACTCCGTCAACCTTTTCAGGGAGTTTCAGCATTTATCCCAATCCGGCCAGGTCAAAACTCTTTATTCATAGCCAAAACATAGGAATTATGCATTACGAAATTATCAGCAGCGAGGGCCTTTGCATGAAAAAAGGCTACCTGAAACAGGAACAGGAAGAAATTGATATTTCTTCCCTGCCAGCAGGAATTTATCTTGTGAAGATTGTCCAGAAAAATACTGTTGTTACCAGAAAATTAGTTGTCCAGTAAAATGCTCAGTAGGATCGAACGGTTAAAAAGCAACAAGAGCCCTGAAGGGACGGCATTACAGGCTGTTTCATAATGCCACCCCTTCGGGGTTCTCATTGATTTCCCTGATGGAATTTTCTACAATAATCCGGATAATGCATCAGGAGTAAAAGCGAACTGATGCGCAGTGCTATGGCCATCAGGGATGGCATCCGGGCAAATCCCGCTGAAACCCATTTCTTAAATTTTCGCTTCCTACAATTAGAATAGCGGTTGTTTTCTTCAACACCTCAGGTGTTGCAAAGGTTAACGTCCTACCTACCATGGATGTAACCATGGACATTGGAATTCGAAACCGCCGGTTTCGTATCGGTTTCTTTAAAGAAAGTTCCTTTATATAAGGAATACAAAGAGCAACAAAATGAATATGAGCCAAATCTCATTCCAAAAAAAGATTGATAATGCGAACGAGAACCTCATGCGCGCGGGCCAAGGCAAAACAGGGGGGCCAAGGCGGGTGTGAATGCCAGAATGTTTGGAATTACAGCAAAGGACCGACGCTAAAGTCGGGATTTTATTTTAAAGACTCCCTTGTTCATGCTCTTGCTCAAATACGCAGCGGCCTTGAATGCAAGCTCTATACTTGTCAAATCCCGTCTTTAAAATTCCGCTTTGCTTGTAATTCCAACATTCTGGCAGAGAGCGAAGGCTTCTTGTTTTGCCTTTCCCGCGATAGAAAATCTTACAGTTGGCCTCACCGCCAACTGGTAGATTTTCTTATGCGGGATTTGGTTACTTTCTTGTATCAAGACAAGAAAGTAACTGGGGTTAAAGGGGCAAAGCCCCTTGAAATAACACAAAGCCAACTGTTAAATTTTCTTATGCGGGATTTGGTTACTTTCTTAAAGCCGGATTGGGTATTAGGAGTAAAAGCGAACTGATGCGCAGTGCTATGGCCATCAGGGTTGGCATCCGGGCAAATCCAGCTGAAACGCAGTGAAAGCGGCCCTTGCGGTACATTGCGCAGTCTTAGATCCCCAATGCGGATTTGATTCTTCTTAATCGTATGGCAACTGACTGATAATCTTATCAAAAAAATGACTGATGATATGTACCTGTAAGGGGAGCAATAAATCCATTGTTTCCCGAGCAACCGGCTTAACCAACCGTGCAAAA contains these protein-coding regions:
- a CDS encoding T9SS type A sorting domain-containing protein, coding for TDQNNENSWGSILWSASSWALAIGNCAADIVPVAKAVKIAAGIASFMADIKENYDADQKCRNKYKTKRLRTRTVFSVDPNEKTGNPGAGNARFVNTDMMSYTIHFENLATATSSALEVGISDTLNKEVFDLAKLRFTGFSFGDTLISLNEDTLFVSRLIDLSPEKDILLSFMAEADTATGIVRWAFRSLDRITGELTEDPDAGFLPPNVNSPDGEGYVSFTVPLRHGLPDNTVISNQATIVFDLNKPISTNVFSNVLDNTPPVSDIHAAYLQNDTTIVVSVNGEDAASGIASFIITVAHNDGEPVPWTTLYLNREARFVPPYNGTWKFFCRAVDFADNYEPAGEIPSAQVTVSNLSTPSTFSGSFSIYPNPARSKLFIHSQNIGIMHYEIISSEGLCMKKGYLKQEQEEIDISSLPAGIYLVKIVQKNTVVTRKLVVQ